GCATCCAAAAAAAGCCGCGGTCGTGGCGTGGTTTAACCTGATCCGGTAGCGAAAGCAGGTAGGCCCGCAGTTCCGCCAGCCCCTGGCCGGTTACCGCCGATACCTCAAAGACCGGTGCTGAGGCCAGAAACGTGTTCTTGAGAACGGCTTTCAGTTCCTCTCTCACTAGAGCCAGCAGCTCTTGATCGACCAAGTCGACCTTGTTGATCGCCACCAGACCGTTTTTTACTTGCAGCAAGGAGAGAATATCCAGATGTTCTCGAGTCTGC
This genomic interval from bacterium contains the following:
- a CDS encoding GTP-binding protein; this translates as MGSIIIGTAGHIDHGKSALVRAITGTDPDRLAEEQERGMTIDLGFAFLSESIAFIDVPGHERFVKNMVAGVHALDFAMLVVAADDGVMPQTREHLDILSLLQVKNGLVAINKVDLVDQELLALVREELKAVLKNTFLASAPVFEVSAVTGQGLAELRAYLLSLPDQVKPRHDRGFFWM